The following proteins are encoded in a genomic region of Haloarcula marina:
- the glmU gene encoding bifunctional sugar-1-phosphate nucleotidylyltransferase/acetyltransferase yields the protein MNIDTAVVLAAGEGTRLRPLTRNRPKPMLPAGNRPILEHVFDALVDAGIDELVVVVGYKRDRVQDHFGPTYRDVPITYVTQEKQLGSGHALLQAKDAVDGPVLVLNGDRLIDVGTVEAVATRHEETDDPALAVVERQDTSRYGAVEVRDGIISDLVEKPREGEYRLINGGVYAFPESIFDAIEETPRQAGELALTDTLADLIERNHVRGVEVDGMWVDATYPWDLLTVAREVLARGRVVEARRDEGVWIADSARVHNEAVVQPPVVVGADCEVGPDAVVGPDTALGRNVTVGANSVVQYSVVDADTRVDPGSTLLETVTGQDVHLGANTVVPAGPADVQVGTEIFEDQRLGAVIADRARTRGGVTFTPGSLVGPNAHLDTGVTVDGNVAEGAEVTR from the coding sequence ATGAACATCGACACGGCTGTGGTCCTCGCCGCCGGTGAGGGGACCCGTCTTCGCCCGCTGACGCGGAATCGGCCCAAACCGATGCTGCCCGCCGGAAATCGTCCGATTCTGGAGCACGTCTTCGACGCGCTCGTCGATGCAGGCATCGATGAACTGGTGGTAGTCGTCGGCTACAAGCGCGACCGGGTACAGGATCACTTCGGGCCGACGTACCGCGACGTACCGATAACCTACGTCACGCAGGAGAAGCAACTGGGGAGCGGCCACGCGCTCTTACAGGCGAAAGATGCGGTCGACGGACCCGTTTTGGTGCTGAACGGCGACCGACTAATTGACGTCGGGACGGTCGAAGCCGTCGCGACGAGGCACGAGGAGACTGACGACCCGGCGCTCGCGGTCGTCGAGCGCCAAGACACCAGCCGATACGGAGCCGTCGAGGTACGCGACGGCATCATCTCGGACCTCGTGGAGAAGCCACGCGAGGGCGAGTATCGACTCATCAACGGCGGCGTCTACGCCTTCCCCGAGTCGATTTTCGACGCCATCGAGGAGACGCCCCGGCAGGCCGGGGAACTGGCGCTGACGGATACGCTCGCGGACCTCATCGAGCGTAACCACGTCCGCGGCGTCGAGGTCGACGGGATGTGGGTCGACGCCACCTACCCGTGGGACCTGCTGACCGTCGCGCGCGAGGTGTTGGCCCGTGGTCGGGTCGTCGAGGCCCGACGTGACGAGGGCGTCTGGATCGCCGACTCGGCCCGCGTGCACAACGAGGCAGTCGTCCAACCTCCTGTCGTGGTCGGGGCTGACTGCGAGGTGGGTCCCGACGCCGTCGTCGGCCCCGACACGGCCCTCGGGCGGAACGTCACCGTCGGCGCGAACTCCGTCGTCCAGTACAGCGTGGTCGACGCCGACACGCGGGTCGACCCCGGATCGACGCTGTTGGAGACGGTCACCGGGCAGGACGTTCACCTCGGTGCGAACACCGTCGTTCCCGCTGGCCCGGCCGACGTGCAGGTCGGGACGGAGATATTCGAGGACCAGCGACTCGGCGCGGTCATCGCGGACCGCGCCCGCACACGCGGCGGGGTGACGTTCACGCCGGGGTCGCTCGTCGGCCCGAACGCGCACCTCGACACCGGTGTGACGGTCGACGGAAACGTCGCCGAGGGCGCGGAGGTGACTCGCTGA
- the glmS gene encoding glutamine--fructose-6-phosphate transaminase (isomerizing), protein MCGIIGCVGRGDETLDTLVHGLSKLEYRGYDSAGVAMASGGVDLCKTAGKIEDLRDALSSVSLSGSVGIGHTRWSTHGPPTNANAHPHQDCTGDVAVVHNGIIENYQSLRDELVSAGHTFTSDTDTEVVPHLIEDELADGTAPEAAVRSAISRLEGSYAIAAVIAGTEAVFAARHDSPLVLGLTEGATFLASDVPAFRDFTDQVIYLDDGEFARLDADGWAVSTLDGSPVEKEVNVVEWDPEETGKSGYDHYMLKEIHEQPRALRQCLRGRVDEMAGTVDIEDLGDLSPTGVQFVACGTSYHAALYGAQLFREAGIPAQAFLASEYATAVPPIGDALVVGVTQSGETADTLSALREARKRGARTMAVTNVVGSTAARECDHAFYIRAGPEIGVAASKTFSTQLAALNLLMLGMTNEEGAREVIAALRELPGNVQRILDESNAEAVAETYRDADSYFFIGRGYQFPVALEGALKMKEITYKHAEGFASGELKHGPLALVTENTPVFAVVTGDGEQARKTVGNVKEVEARDAPVVAITDGQSDVGRYADHVLELPETHPRAAAVLANTHLQLLSYHTAALLGRNIDKPRNLAKSVTVE, encoded by the coding sequence ATGTGCGGCATCATCGGTTGTGTCGGCCGCGGGGACGAGACGCTCGACACGCTGGTCCACGGCCTCTCGAAACTGGAATACCGCGGGTACGACTCGGCGGGCGTCGCGATGGCGAGCGGCGGCGTCGACCTGTGTAAGACCGCCGGGAAAATCGAAGACCTGCGCGACGCGCTCTCGTCGGTGTCGCTGTCGGGCAGCGTCGGCATCGGCCACACGCGCTGGAGCACGCACGGCCCGCCGACGAACGCGAACGCCCACCCCCACCAGGACTGCACCGGCGACGTGGCTGTCGTCCACAACGGTATCATCGAGAACTACCAGTCGCTCCGCGACGAACTCGTCTCGGCCGGGCACACCTTCACGTCGGACACCGACACCGAAGTCGTCCCGCACCTTATCGAGGACGAACTCGCCGACGGCACGGCCCCCGAGGCAGCGGTCCGGTCGGCTATCTCCCGACTGGAAGGGAGTTACGCCATCGCCGCCGTCATCGCCGGGACGGAAGCGGTGTTCGCCGCCCGGCACGACTCGCCGCTCGTCCTCGGCCTGACCGAGGGCGCGACGTTCCTCGCGAGCGACGTGCCTGCGTTCCGCGATTTCACGGACCAAGTCATCTACTTAGACGACGGCGAGTTCGCGCGACTCGACGCCGACGGGTGGGCGGTCAGCACGCTCGACGGGTCGCCCGTCGAAAAGGAGGTGAACGTCGTCGAGTGGGACCCCGAGGAGACGGGTAAGAGCGGCTACGACCACTACATGCTCAAGGAGATTCACGAGCAACCCCGTGCGCTCCGGCAGTGTCTCCGCGGTCGCGTCGACGAGATGGCCGGGACCGTCGACATCGAGGACCTCGGCGACCTCTCACCGACGGGCGTCCAGTTCGTCGCCTGCGGTACCTCCTACCACGCCGCGCTCTACGGCGCGCAACTGTTCCGCGAGGCGGGCATCCCCGCCCAAGCGTTCCTCGCCAGCGAGTACGCAACAGCAGTCCCGCCCATCGGCGACGCACTCGTCGTCGGCGTCACGCAGAGCGGCGAGACCGCAGACACGCTGTCGGCGCTCCGCGAGGCGCGCAAGCGCGGCGCGCGCACGATGGCTGTCACCAACGTCGTCGGGTCGACGGCGGCCCGCGAGTGCGACCACGCGTTCTACATCCGGGCCGGTCCGGAAATCGGCGTCGCCGCCAGCAAGACGTTCTCGACGCAACTGGCCGCGCTGAACCTCCTCATGCTCGGGATGACCAACGAAGAGGGCGCGCGCGAGGTCATCGCCGCGCTCCGGGAACTCCCCGGGAACGTCCAGCGCATCCTCGACGAATCCAACGCCGAGGCCGTCGCGGAGACGTACCGCGACGCCGATTCGTACTTCTTCATCGGCCGGGGCTACCAGTTCCCCGTCGCCTTGGAGGGCGCGCTGAAGATGAAGGAGATCACGTACAAACACGCAGAGGGCTTCGCGTCGGGCGAACTCAAACACGGCCCGCTGGCGCTGGTCACCGAGAACACGCCGGTCTTCGCCGTCGTCACGGGCGACGGCGAACAGGCCAGAAAGACCGTCGGCAACGTCAAGGAGGTCGAGGCCCGGGACGCCCCGGTCGTCGCCATCACCGACGGCCAGAGCGACGTGGGCCGCTACGCCGACCACGTCCTCGAACTCCCCGAGACGCATCCGCGAGCGGCCGCCGTCTTGGCGAACACGCACCTGCAACTCCTCTCCTACCACACGGCCGCGCTCCTCGGTCGGAACATCGACAAGCCGCGGAATCTGGCGAAGAGCGTCACCGTCGAGTAG
- the acs gene encoding acetate--CoA ligase: MTMGDGTGRDTAIDDRPAIDPPAWFVEQANVSDPSVYDAFEAEWPECWDRAGELLDWDDPYDAVFRGDERPPFEWFPGGRLNASYNCIDRHLPERKNQLALIWEGPLGDATTYTYRELYREVNAVAAALRDHGVEADDVVTIYLPMVPELPILMLACVRLGVVHNVVFAGFSADALAERMERTGSELLVTCDGYYRRGSAVAQKNKADNARIAVDQDVSVVVVERLGLDVHLGDGYYDYEALRATHDGAEVDPVPRAADDTLFRIYTSGTTGEPKAVDHTTGGYLAHVAWTAQSVLDIKPGDTYWCSADIGWITGHSYIVYGPLSLGTTTVLYNGTPDHPEKDRLWELVERYAVDVFYTAPTAVRAFMKWGEEHPAGHDLSSLRLLGTVGEPIDERAWRWYREHIGGGECPVVDTWWQTETGAILVSTLPGVDGMKPGAAGKPLPGIETGVVDPAGEGVSEGEAGELVVTRPWPGMPDALRTGEDWGAAAARGEEWRYYPEDGATIDDDGYITVLGRVDDAINVAGRRFSTMELESAITGVTGIAEAAVVGADHETTGTALYAYVSAEDGYTEADLRERIAEAVTDAIGGVAKPEAVVFTPDLPKTRSGKVMRRLLAAVANDDPLGDISALRNPEIVGELQSATPDS; the protein is encoded by the coding sequence ATGACGATGGGCGACGGAACCGGGCGCGATACGGCCATCGACGACCGGCCCGCCATCGACCCACCGGCGTGGTTCGTCGAGCAAGCGAACGTCTCGGACCCGTCAGTGTACGACGCCTTCGAAGCCGAGTGGCCCGAGTGCTGGGACCGTGCGGGCGAGTTACTCGACTGGGACGACCCCTACGACGCCGTGTTTCGCGGCGACGAGCGGCCCCCCTTCGAGTGGTTCCCCGGCGGGCGGTTGAACGCATCCTACAACTGCATCGACCGACACCTCCCCGAGCGCAAGAACCAGTTGGCGCTCATCTGGGAGGGACCGCTCGGCGACGCCACGACCTACACCTACCGGGAACTCTATCGCGAAGTGAACGCCGTCGCGGCGGCGCTACGAGACCACGGCGTCGAGGCGGACGACGTGGTGACCATCTACCTCCCGATGGTCCCCGAACTCCCCATTCTGATGCTGGCCTGCGTCCGTCTGGGCGTCGTCCACAACGTCGTGTTCGCGGGCTTCTCGGCGGACGCGTTGGCCGAACGCATGGAGCGGACGGGGTCGGAACTGCTCGTGACCTGCGACGGTTACTATCGCCGCGGAAGCGCCGTCGCACAGAAGAACAAAGCCGACAACGCCCGCATCGCCGTCGACCAAGACGTGTCGGTCGTCGTCGTCGAGCGACTGGGGCTGGACGTGCACTTAGGCGACGGCTACTACGACTACGAGGCGCTGCGGGCGACCCACGACGGGGCGGAAGTCGACCCGGTGCCCCGGGCGGCCGACGACACCCTGTTTCGCATCTACACCTCCGGGACGACGGGCGAACCGAAGGCCGTCGACCACACCACCGGCGGCTATCTCGCCCACGTCGCGTGGACCGCCCAGTCGGTGTTGGACATCAAACCGGGCGACACGTACTGGTGTTCGGCCGACATCGGCTGGATTACGGGCCACTCCTACATCGTCTACGGCCCCCTGTCGCTCGGGACGACCACCGTCCTCTACAACGGGACGCCGGACCACCCCGAGAAGGACCGCCTGTGGGAACTCGTCGAGCGGTACGCCGTCGACGTGTTCTACACCGCGCCGACGGCGGTGCGGGCGTTCATGAAGTGGGGCGAGGAACACCCCGCGGGCCACGACCTCTCCAGCCTCCGTCTGTTGGGGACCGTCGGCGAACCCATCGACGAGCGAGCGTGGCGGTGGTACCGCGAACACATCGGCGGCGGCGAGTGTCCCGTCGTCGACACGTGGTGGCAGACCGAGACGGGCGCGATTCTCGTCTCGACGCTCCCGGGCGTCGACGGGATGAAACCCGGCGCGGCCGGGAAGCCCCTACCGGGCATCGAGACGGGCGTCGTCGACCCCGCTGGAGAGGGCGTCAGCGAGGGCGAGGCGGGCGAACTCGTCGTCACGCGACCGTGGCCCGGGATGCCCGACGCGCTTCGGACCGGCGAGGACTGGGGCGCGGCCGCGGCCCGCGGCGAGGAGTGGCGCTACTACCCCGAGGACGGCGCGACGATAGACGACGACGGCTACATCACCGTCCTCGGCCGGGTCGACGACGCCATCAACGTCGCGGGGCGGCGGTTCAGCACGATGGAGCTGGAGTCCGCGATTACGGGCGTCACCGGTATCGCGGAGGCCGCCGTCGTCGGCGCGGACCACGAGACGACCGGGACGGCCCTGTACGCCTACGTCTCCGCCGAAGACGGCTACACCGAGGCCGACCTGCGCGAGCGAATCGCGGAGGCGGTGACCGACGCCATCGGCGGCGTCGCGAAACCCGAGGCGGTGGTGTTCACGCCGGACCTCCCGAAGACTCGCTCGGGGAAGGTGATGCGCCGCCTGCTGGCCGCCGTCGCCAACGACGACCCGCTGGGCGACATCAGCGCGCTCCGCAATCCCGAGATAGTCGGGGAATTGCAGTCGGCCACCCCCGATTCGTAG
- a CDS encoding CheF family chemotaxis protein translates to MSDTEKKIADTQGQYLQAVSQGQRLTDAEWRNCRLILTTERIAILGDSERQVALDEIDRIADRFDVNQQSAGVSEYVGFHVDGDVLLVSASDHAEFETDLYRASLDGHIVLVQHPALKGGVVQNTEWTKGRLKVTDEALRLALADGQAVDIVRADIGGLTVDEKQVSGAERAVIQVEHSQDGISVETHLAGEEFQATVLRTMLEDSAEQNRADLDLSSTEKRVIMALHSGVSPFDIPRFVGIDVEKAEAIFDRLIELDVISVVRERTEVALTTKGRKVAGDRMGEQ, encoded by the coding sequence ATGAGCGACACGGAAAAGAAAATCGCCGACACGCAGGGTCAGTACTTACAGGCCGTCTCGCAGGGCCAACGGCTCACCGACGCCGAGTGGCGCAACTGTCGACTCATCCTCACCACCGAACGCATCGCCATTCTGGGCGATAGCGAGCGACAGGTCGCGCTCGACGAAATCGACCGCATCGCCGACCGCTTCGACGTGAACCAGCAGAGCGCTGGGGTCTCCGAGTACGTGGGCTTTCACGTCGACGGCGACGTGCTCCTCGTCTCGGCGTCGGACCACGCCGAGTTCGAGACGGACCTCTACCGCGCGAGCCTCGACGGCCACATCGTCCTCGTCCAACACCCCGCGCTGAAAGGCGGCGTCGTCCAGAACACGGAGTGGACGAAGGGTCGACTGAAAGTGACCGACGAGGCGCTCCGCCTCGCGCTGGCCGACGGGCAGGCAGTCGACATCGTCCGCGCGGACATCGGCGGCCTCACCGTGGACGAAAAGCAGGTTTCGGGGGCCGAGCGGGCGGTCATTCAGGTCGAACACAGCCAGGACGGCATCAGCGTCGAGACCCACCTCGCGGGCGAGGAGTTCCAGGCCACCGTCTTACGGACGATGCTCGAAGACAGCGCCGAGCAGAACCGCGCCGACCTCGACCTCTCCTCGACGGAGAAACGGGTCATCATGGCGCTTCACTCGGGCGTTTCGCCGTTCGACATCCCGAGATTCGTCGGCATCGACGTGGAGAAGGCCGAGGCGATTTTCGACCGCCTCATCGAACTCGACGTCATCAGCGTCGTCCGCGAACGGACCGAAGTGGCGTTGACGACGAAGGGACGGAAGGTTGCTGGAGACAGGATGGGAGAGCAATAG